The DNA segment atatttttttcaaattagtgagtcaaaacccacttttcactataataaaaatacatttatcttacaatattaatattttaaatatataatacattaagacataacttaatttaatttttttaaaaaaacaaacacctatGAATAGTTGTCTTGTACTATACTCCTGAAAATtctctttattatataaaaaacaattttttaaaaaagtttatggtttttgttataaaaattgtTGCTATTAAGAGTTATATTGCAAAagtaaacatttcaaaatttataaaatctatgtaataaaaaatataataactttatatatttaattattagaatGAAATGATCATTTGTAAAactattataatatatattattgttattattttggataagttacttataatatttttaaataataattaataaaacaataatttataattaattattatattatttatatgtattagtattaatattattattagttgATAGGttattgatgatgataataataataattagaaaagaaaagaggcaAATGGTAGGTATTAAACTAATATATTGAACTTACAAAGTAAGTATATTAAAAGTACAATACATTACAACATGCCATAATAAGTCAAAGCTATGAAGTACATGTTGGTACCCTCACTTGTGCACTCTTTTTCCATGGAGTCTTTATTACGTTTACTCCGTGTTGCCAccattgccttttttttttttttttaagaacttgaGGACTCATCTTTGATCATAAATTGTACTCATTTTATAAGTAGGAATATCCAaccttatatttataaaataatgagaaatgAATAATGTTCAGGTAATGTCTAAACTTATCCCTAAGAATACTTTGGTCAACATATCAACCGCATTATCATATATGTGGATCATTaacataaatatttgttttaatgaaatctACTCCCTAGTTAATTTTATGACCTTTCAtattaacataattttattttttttttaagcaaaagGTCTATTTTATATTAGTAGTGAGCCTATTTGAGAAcagaaatttcaataaattgcTAGGtacattttctaaattttcttttctagccCACAAGTACTTTAGGGTATGGCCTACACACTAAGCCttcaaatcttaaaaaaattcctttactagtaatatattaaatataattataaaaaatatatgaaaatactaATAGGGGTCATCGTCTTTGAACAAAAtcacttctttttttcaaatattgcTCCAAATTGTAATGGTTGTGAACTCAATTGATTTAAAGTAATAAAGGTTTATAGTATATTGCATTTCTTGTCATATGTAAATCATACAACtccttcaaatataatttatttgacAAGTTTTTCATTATGTATAACCACGTACTCCAAATTGTTCCAAATATATTTGGTTATTACCTATAAGTTAAATTCACATTATGTATTACCACATCCCAAAGATCTAGATGGATTGCATTAGCCTGCTAATCATCCATCTCTTAAAATACATCATTTGTCATATATTTGAGATTTGTCAACATGTTGTAAGGCCTTATGAACTTCTTATTGAATAATAGATCCTTCATTGATCACCTTTGCTGTAGGAAAAATTATtcctatattttgattttaatcttaCACTTAGTTTACGATATCATAGAGGCCTTgataccacttttttttttcttttgatagacaACAAGAGCATGTATTAAGAAGTGTTGACAAGAAGGTGTGCACCCAATGtatataagataatatacaCAAAACATCACaacaacaacaccaaaaaatatataaaaggttAGCCTACAAAAACAAGTCAAGCTATCCATAAAAAAGAGcatttaaaaaatccaaaatatatatagaggggCTCCCTATTTCAAATGAAGCATGGGATCACTTTAATAGTGATTAAATGAACAACTCCTTCAATATTTGATCTAATTAGAGCTCTTCTTTCTCAAAAATCCTTTAATTACACAATACACCAAAATAAGCGAACTAAAGCCAGGTGCCAAATAGTTCTTCTCTTCTTATCTAGCCCCTTAAATTTTAACTTAAGAAGCAGGTTTCTCACTAAAACTGTAAATACCCATGTCAAACCAAAGATTGCTAAAGAAAAGTCCATAGAACTCTTGTCTTAACATAATGAATCAAGATGTAATCAATTTATTCCTTATTGTCTTTACAAATGCTACATCAATTGACCATGGATAATCCCCTCTTTATTAACCTATCTATAGTTAATCTCCCCCAAATATCTTCCCAAGAAAAAATACACATTCTCAAGGGAAACACTATATTAGTCTCAACACTTAGTGATTTGTGGTACAACTTCACACAAACCCCTGCTATCCTCTTTCCAAAGTGAAGTGTCCTCTTCTTCTTGCACTTTCAAAGGGTAAACAAGATCCAAAAATTGGGTCACCTTTTTTATCTCCCAATCTTTCAAGGGTCTTCTAAGTTGAACCTCCCAATAGCCATCTCCACCCGAAAATTTGCAACTATAGCATTCTTGGATCATAAGATGTTTTTCAACACTTGTTCCCCCGATATGCAAACATATAGGATGTACATGACCATAGGAATACACTAAGAGTCAAAAGTCGTATTGTAGTTttcccttcttctttttttctttttctttttcttatgcattaattaatttatttatttgtatagttttattattattatcgtaTGGGAACATTCTAGCTATTGTTATAAAAGGATCAATGTGTAAGGGTTTGGAcgaaagaaagggaaggaaattaGAAAAGATTAAGATCGATGGCATGTTTGGGAAGTCGAGAAAGAGCCACTGAGCTACTTCAAGCACAAGTCCATACATGGAAGCACACAATGAACTTTGTAAACTCAATGGCACTGAAATGTGCAATTCAACTTGGCATTCCAGATGTCATCCGCAGCCACGGCCAACCAGTGGCTCTTTCTCAACTGATCACTGCACTCTCGCTCCACGCCTCGACAGACTCATGCGTGTTCTTGTTCACTCTGGCTTCTTTGCTCAACAAAAACTACTCCATAACAGTGAGGAAGAAGAAGGGTATTCACTTACTTTTGCTTCTCAGTTCCTACTAAAAGATGAGTTTTTCAGTGGAGTACCATTATTGCTGCTTCAGATGGATCTAATATTAGCCGCTCCATGGCATTTCTTGGGCGATTGGTTCCAAAATGAAGACCCCACCCCATTTCATACCGCACGTAGGAAGTCATTTTTGGATTACGCAATTCATGAACCAAAGCTCAACGATATATTTAATGAAACCATGGTTAGCGACCCCCGGCTGATCGCAAACATGTTTGTTAGACAATATAAGGAGGTGTTTGAAGGGTTGACCTCTCTGGTGGATGTTGAGGTCGGCATAGGAACAATGCCCAAGGCCATTGCTAAAGCATTTCCACAATTGAAGTGCATTGTGTTTGATCAACCACATGTTGTTTCTAACTTGGAGGTTGGTGAAAACTTGGAGATTATTGGAGGGAATATATTTGAAGCAATTCCTCCGGCCGATGCAATCTTACTAAAAGAATATGGCTTAAATCTCCCTTTTGTCTCCTTTGTTGAGAAAACACTATAGCAATCTCCTCTCTAGTCAAGAGGTTTTTAATACACCCAAAAGTCATCTCAAAATTCATTCTACTTTATTTCCTCtattattgaataaataaaaaaacaggcCATATTGGCACATATTCAACAACCAGTCACAAGTATAAATGTTTTCCCCCCTTTGGACTTGTTATGTTTTGTGTCCCTAATTCTGATTGACATGATCTTCAGTGGATAATACATGACTGGAGTGACGAAGAATGTGTGAAGATACTGAAGAAGTGCAAAGGGGTGATTCCAAATAAGGGAGGAAAGGTGATAATCATAGACATGGTAGTGGAGAGCAACAAATGCGATAATAAGGCGGTGGAAACACCGCTCTTCATAGACATGCTTAGGATGGTTGTAGTTGCAGGGAAAGAGAGAAATGAGAAAGAATGGGAGAAGCTATTCTTGGCTGCAGGCTTCACTCACTATAAGATAACTCCAGCATTGGGTTTAAGGTCCCTCATTGAGGTTTACCCATGATAATTCTTGGTTTAATTAGTACTTGTTTGTTTATTGATCATGTATGAATCAGATTTGTGTGATCATGTTTGGATGTCATGgatgtgaaaaatgtttttataaatgaagaagtgtaTATTTCCTAACCATGTCTTTTAATTAAGAAAGTTTTCTATGGTTCAAAACAAGGTCCAAGAGCTTCGTGAAGATTATGAAAACTTCTTTGGGAAATAGGTTTTGAAATGGGAAAAGTAGATATATACAACCATGCTCATAAAAACGATAAATGATGATActcttttatgaaatttatatattgatgatatcataTTTGGTTTGAAATGGGAAAAGTAGATACAACCTTTCTcatgaaaacaaaatgataaCATTCTTATTgtgtaaatttatatattaatgataCCATATTTGGTTCTACTAATGAATCTCTTGGTCAAGAATTTTCAAGTTGTATGCATagtgaatttcaaattagtATGATGGAAAAGCTCAAGTTTTTCCTTGAATCTAGTCGTGCTTTTAATTCGTTGAGTTGAGGTCACGAAGTCCCTTTCTCTCTGGTTGTGCATATTATGCAGTTCTTCATGGATTTCTCTTCCATATTAGAGGTCATGGAGTATGCTTGCTCTATGACCGAAAGTTTGGAATTGCAAATGCTTCGGTACGTCGAGTGGAAGAATCATAAAGATCCATTATATGTGCACTAAGCTTTTCATTATTTGCACGCTAGAACTTTGTTTCACTGCAGCAAGACCCGAAGCTGGTTCTCTAATTGGTTTCCATTCTTGCTGTTATTGACTAGTCAATTGTTCCACACACAATTGAGTACTATTGAGGTTTTTCCATCGGTTATCACCTTGTTTGAGCCTCCTTTTTAGATCCCATTTAGTTACTTGGCATtcttaaataagtttttcaactaaaaaaaataaacacaagCCACTTCAATAGAAAGGGTATAATTAGGAATTCTAACCTTGAAgaatctctttctctctctctctctctctccaggCGACCAAAAAGCTGTGCATGATTTAAACCGCATCTTACATGTGGACCGCCGAATTTAATATTACAGAAAATGACATGCATTATTGGAAGTCTGACATATCTACTGTATGAAGAAATTCATAGCTTGACAAATATTATAACTGAAATTCATACAACATAGATTTCTTCTGCCCAAATAATCCGAATAGAACcaccctaattaatttttatctttttcagcAGATTTTATTAATTCCATCCCCTTAGATTTTCCATATTAGCTGCAATTACAATATCAAGGATAAACCTCGATGAGCGACCTCAAACCCAAAATGGGTGTTATCTTGTAGTGACTGAAACCAGCATCCAAGAAAAGCTTCTCCCATTCTTTCTCCTCCCTCTCTTTACCCGTGACCATAACCATCATCAGCATATCGAAGAACAGCTGTGTTTCCCTGGACTTGCAGTCTTCTTTCTGGTTCTTCATCATCATGTCTATGATAATCACCTTTCCTCCCTTTTCCTTGCTCGGAATTGCTTCCCTGCATCGCTTTAGTATTTTCACGCATTCCTCATCGCTCCAGTCATGCAATATCCACTGCTTGCAATTTGAATTCCAGTGAGAAATGGAAGTATACATCATTAATTCAATCTATGTCCATGGGCAAAAACTAATGGAAGACTTAGGCAAAAAGTAATGGAAGACTGTTTAGGCTATTTACAAAGTAGaaagatataaaacaataacgagatataaaacaataaaaagtaatgaaaatatACATCATTAATTCAATCTATTGGTCGGGTGCATAAAGGCTTGTGAACTTCCAAGTCTTCATACAACAAAGACGATTTGTCAAAATGAAAAGTTGATCGAGTAACATCCAGATTATTCTCCTCCAGAAGGGGGGAAGAGGATTGGAAAGTAGAAGCAATGGAGATAATGAGGAAAGGCAACAATCAACCAAATTACTCCTCTTCAGGACAGttgcaataaataaacaaaaacaataacacTAGTAGTATATTCCAAATTCCACTGGCCATTTGGTTCTTCTGTTGTGAACAGTAAAATAAGtgctacaaaaaggaaaaacaaaccTTCAGTCTTTGAGTCAATAGAGTCCATCCTCATCTTTGTAAAGAAGCCCAACTTCATAGAAAAATCTGTAAATGGCCATTCGGTGGAAATTAGAAACAATAAGAGTCAATATATCTGCTCAACACCATTGAACTATACCAACATATActctgatatatatatatatatatatatatatatcaatgcaTCATGTGGTTAACACATCTAACTACATTAAGGCATCAAGATTTGAGCAGAAGACATATTCCAGCCTCATCCATAGAGTGAGGAAAAGCCACCACAAGTATAGAGCAGCAGCAAAGGAACACAAAACTGGCTCacatatttcatttcaaaacactaaggttatgttttatTCCCATAaaatatttgaggaaaaatgtgggagaaagaaaataatgaggaaaagtagaaggaaaataaaaatagatttaaaataaataaattatttctatatgatACTTCAAGATCATTTCACTTATTCTAACTCTtctatgtaaaaataaatataaatccTAATTTCTTGATTTCATAAGAATATCCTTTGTAAAGAAatctaattttataataaaatcaaatcatagAACATTTTCTTTATAACGATGGGAATATTCTAACAAAATATTATCCAAAtaaaaagaatacaaaaaactgaaaataaatatcaatattgATAGAAATAGACCTAAAAGGATTAAGATGCTTTTCAACACTTGTTTTCCCCCAATATGCAAACATATAGGATGTACACGACCATAGGAATACGCCAAGTCAAAAGTCGTATTGtagttttccctttttctttttctttttctttttcttatgcattaatttattaatttattcgtatagttttattattattatcatttggGATCAATGTGTAAGGGTTTGGatgaaagaaagggaaggaaattaGAAAAGATTAAGATCATGGAATGTTTGGGAAGTCGAGAAAGAGCCACTGAGCTACTTCAAGCACGAGTCCATACATGGAAGCACACAATGAACTTTGTAAACTCAATGGCACTGAAATGTGCAATTCAACTTGGCATTCCAGATGTCATCCGCAGCCACGGCCAACCCATGGCTCTTTCTCAACTGATCACTGCACTCTCGCTCGAACCAACAAAGGCTCCATGCCTCTACAGACTCATGCGTGTTCTTGGTCACTCTGGCTTCTTTGCTCAACAAAAACTACTCCATGACAGTGAGGAAGAAGGGTATTCACTTACTTTTGCTTCTCAGTTCCTACTAAAAGATGAGCCTTTTAGTGGAATACCATTCTTGCTGCTTCAGCTAGATCCATTATTAACCGCTCCATGGCATTTCTTGGGCGATTGGTTCCTAAATGAAGACCCCATCCTATTTCATACCGCACACAGGAAGTCATTTTGGGATTAAGCAGTTCATGAACCAAAGCTCAACGATATATTTAATGAAACCATGGTTAGCGACTCCCGGCTGATCGCAAACATGATTGTTAGACAGTATGAGGAGGTGTTTGAAGGGTTGACCTCTCTGGTGGATGTTGGGGACGGCACAGGAACAATGGCCAAGGCCATTGCTAAAGCATTTCCACAATTGAAGTACATTGTGTTTGATCAACCACATGTTGCTAACTTGGAGGTTGGTGAGAACTTGGAGATTGTTGGAGGGAATATATTTGAAGCAATTCCTCCGGCCGATGCAATCTTACTAAAGGTATATGGCTTAAATCTCCCTTTTGTCTCCTTTGTTGGGAGAACACTATAGCAATCTCCTCTCTAGTCAAGAGGTTTTTAATACACCCAAAAGTCATCTCTAAATTCATTCTACTATATTTCCTctattaatgaataaaaaaaaacaggcCATATTGGCACATATTCAACAACCAGTCACAAGTATAAATGTTTTCCCCCCTTTGGACTTGTTATGTTTTGTGTTCCTAATTATGATTGACATGATCTTCAGTGGATACTACATGACTGGAGTGACGAAGAATGTGTGAAGATATATACTGAAGAAGTGCAAAGGGGCGATTCCAAATAAGGGAGGAAAGGTGATAATCATAGACATGGTAGTGGAGAGCAACAAAGGGGATAATAAGGAGGTGGAAACACAGCTCTTCATGGACATGCTTATGATGGTTGTAGTTGCAGGGAAAGAGAGAAATGAGAAAGAATGGGAGAAGCTATTCTTGGCTGCAGGCTTCACTCACTATAAGATAACTCCAGCATTGGGTTTAAGGTCCCTCATTGAGGTTTACCCATGATAATTCTTGGTTTAATTAGTACTTGTTTGTTTATTGATCATGTATGAATCAGATTTGGACGTCATGgatgtgaaaaatgtttttataaatgaagaagtgtTTATTTCCTAATCATGTCTTTAAATTAAGAAAGTTTTCTATGGTTCAAAACAAGGTCCAAGAGCTTCGTGAAGATTATGAAAACTTCTTTGGGAAATAGGTTTTGAAATGGGAAAAGTAGATATATACAACCATGCTCATAAAAACGATAAATGATGATActcttttatgaaatttatatattgatgatatcataTTTGGTTTGAAATGGGAAAAGTAGATACAACCTTTCTCATGAGCATTCTTATTGtgtaaatttatatattgatgataCCATATTTGGTTCTATTGGAAACGTGGCTTAGGTTGCTACAGTTCTAggcaaacaaaaaattgttgaataatTGGTCAATAGACCAAGtctttaggaaatattttctgcatatatatatatatatatatatatatatatatatatatatatatatatatatatatatatatatatttggctTGATATTAGGAATTGGTTAGACATGGCTTGAAATTAGCAAATTCTCTTGACTTTTTGTTATGTTTCAACTCTATATAAAGAGTAATGCagtgaataaaaatatacttcCAGATaccaagttttttttctttactgaaaaagttttgtttttcctttgctGTCATAAAATTTCCACCCTGTTCTTGTGTCATATATCAACAATTTGGGATTAGAGCAATTCTTCTTGAGGGATCTATGAGTTGAGTGAATCCAAAAATGGAAACTGAAACAACTTTCTCTCATGTTGCACCACCGATTTTTGATGGTGATAACTATCAAGCCTGGGCTATTAGAATGACAGTCCATCTTGAAGCATTAGATCTTTGGGAAGCTATAGAGGAAGACTATGATGTTCCCCCATTGCCGGCGAACCCTACGATGACTCAGCTTAAGACCCACAAAGAGAGGAAGACcaggaagtccaaagttaaagccTACTTATTCTCTGCTGTTTCAAGCACTATATTTACAAGAATCATGAACCTGGAGTCAGCAAAAGATATTTGGGACTACCTCAAAAAGGAATACCGAGGCAATGAAAGAACCAAAAATATGCAAGTAATCAACTTGATCAGGGagtttgaaatgttgaaaaTGAAGGAGACAGAAACCATCAAAGACAACTCTGACAACTTGTTGGGCATAGTAAACAAGGTGAGGTTGCTTGGTAAGGACTTCTCTGATGAACGAATTGTGCAAAAAATTCTTGTAACTCTACCTGAAAAGTATGAGTCTAAAATTTCTTCATTAGAAGAATCTAAGGATTTGTCAAGCATATCCTTGGCAGAATTGGTGAATGCATTGCAGGCACAAGAGCAAAGGAGAATGATAAGAAAAGAATAATCGATGGAGGGTGCTCTTCAAGCAAAGGTAGAAAATTCAGGATGAGGCAAAgacaagaaaaacaacaataagAAGGAGAACAACAAGACtgacaaaaacaacaaaaacaaggaTGGAACCTATCCACCTTGCCCACACTGCAAAAAGACAAATCACCCACAAATGAAGTGTTGGTGGAGACCTGATGTCAAGTGCAGGAAATGTGGTCAAATTGGAAACATGGAGCGGATTTGCAAGTCACAACAACATGAAGAGGCAAAAGCTTCTACTGAGCAACATCAAGAAGAACAACTTTTTGTTGCAACATGCTTCACAACAAGTAACAGCTCTAGCGATTCCTGGTTGATTGATAGTGGCTGCACAAACCACATGACCAATGACCAAGCGCTCTTTAAGGAGCTTGATAAAACTATCATTTCCAAAgtaaaaattggaaatggtgAATTTATTTCGGTTAAGGGTAAATGAACTATGGCTATAGAAAGCTTAACAGGTTTGAAGTATATTACTGATGTTATATATGTGCCTGACATTGATCAAAACCTGCTTAGTGTTGGACAGctgattgaaaaaggtttcaAAGTCATATTTGAAGACAAATGGTGCATGATCAAAGACGTGAAAGGTAGAGATATATTCAAAGTGAAAATGAGAGCAAAAAGTTTTTCTCTAAATCTAATGGAGGATGAGCAAATAGCATTTTCAAGCACTATAAGCAATGCAGAATTGTGGCATAGGAGGCTCGAGCATTTCCACCATGTTGGACTTCTATATATGCAGAAACATAATTTGGTGAAAGGTGTGCCATTGCTGGAAGACAAGCTAGCTAATTGTGTGGCTTGTCAATATGGTAAGCAAACTAGAATACCCTTCCCTCAAACAGCATGGAGAGCAATGCATAAGCTGCAACTGGTACACACAGATGTTGGAGGACCTCAGAAAACACCATCTTTAAATGGTAGTAAGTACTACATtgcatttattgatgattataccagattttgttggatttatttCCTCAAATCCAAATCTGAGGTTGCTAATGTATTTTGGAAATATAAAGCATGGGTGAAGAATCAAAGCAATTGCAGGATGCAGAAGATAAGGTCAGATAATAGGAAAGAATAcacaaatgaaatttttgataaGTTCTGTGAAGAAGCCGATATTGAGCACCAACTCATAGCACCTTACAATCCACAATAGAATGGAGTAAgtgagagaaaaaatagaagtattatGGAGATGACAAGGTGTATGCTACATGAGAAGGAGTTGCCAAAGAAATTGTGGGCAGAGGCTACAAACACTGCAGTTTTTTTGCTGAATAGGCTGCCAACTAGAGTTTTGcagaaaaaaaaactccatttgAAGTCTAGTTTGGTTATAAACCAGATTTGTAGAATCTAAGAACTTTTGGTTGTCTCTGTTTTTCTTATGTGCCACAGGTGAAAAGAGACAAACTTGATAAGAAGGCAGAACCAGAAGTTTTCATTGGATATAGCAACTCTTCCAAGGCTTATAGAATTTTCCAACCACAAAATGGAAAAATTCTTGTAAGTAGAGATGTCAAGTTCATGGAGGATAGACAATGGAACTGGGAAGAGTCAATAAATATGCAACTACCAGAGGTTCCGCAATACTTTGATGAAGACATATTAGATGATGTCCTAGTTAGAAGTACAAGGTCCTTATCTGATGTTTATGAAAGAAGCAATGTTGTTGTTTTTTAGCTTGCAGAATTTGAAGAGGCAGAAGGATGACAAGTGGATTGAACCAATGAAAGAGGAGCTTAGAATGATTGAAAAGAATGACACCTAGGAGTTGGTGGACAGACCTCAACACAGAAAGGTCATTGGAGTCAAATGGGTTTATAGAACCAAACTTAATGTAGATGGTTCtgtaaataaatacaaagcCAAATTAGTTGTGAAGGGGTACAGTCAAGTGTTTGGAGTGGATTTCTCAAAAACTTTTGCTCCAGTAGCACACTTGGATACAATCAGAATGTTGCTTGCTTTGACAGCACAAAAGGGATGGAAGACTTACCAATTGGATGTAAAATCTACTTTTTTAAGTTGTTATCTACAAGAGGAAATTTATGTAAAGCAACCCAGGGGATTCCAAGTCAAGGGACAGGAGGAGAAGATCAATTTGCTGAGGAAGGCCTTATATGGTCTTAAATAGGCTCCTAAGGCCTGGTACAGCAGGATTGATGAACATCTTCAAAGTCTTAGATTTGTTAAAAGTCCAAGTGAAGCTACATTATATGTAAAAGAAACAGATGCTAACTTAATTGTAGTTtctgtttatgttgatgatctgCTTGTAACAAGTAGCAATGAGAAACTGGTAAAAAAGTTTAAAGCTAAAATGCTCAAGGTATTTGAGATGATAGACCTTGGCTTCATGTCCTACTTTCAGCATATGGAGGTGAAGCAAGATCATGATGGAGTCTTCATAAGCCAAAAGAAGTATGCAAAGGAAATACTTAACAAATTTCACATGGAAGATTGCAAAAGGACCAACACACCAATGAATTAGAAGGAGAAATTTAGCAAAGATGATGGAGTagaaaaaatggatgaaaaccAATACAGGAGCCTGATTGGTTACTTGATGTATCTTACAGCCACCAGACCAAACATAATGTTTTCAGTAAGCTTGCTTTCAAGATTCATGCATTGTGCCAGTGAAGTGCATTTTCAAGTTGCCAAAAGGATTATAAGATATATCAAAGGCACAACAAATTATGGCATTAAATATTCTTATTGTCAGAATTTTAAACTTCATGGTTATTTTGATAGTGATTGGGCAGGTTCTATTGATGACATGAGAAGTACAACAGGATTTTGTTTCAGCTTTGGATCCGAAATTTTTTCATGGTCCTCAAAAAAGCAAGATGTGATAGCTCAAAGTAGAGTAGAGGCAGAATATGTAGCAGCCAATGCTACTGTAAATCAAGCAATTTGGATCAAAAAAATACTTGCAGATCTACACATGAAGCAAAATGAGCCAACACAGATTCATGTAGATAACCAAGCTGCAATTGCAATTTCGAACGATTCTGTTTTTCATGGCAAGACTAAGCATTTCAAGATCAAGTTGTATCACTTAAGAGAAGAACAAAAGGATGGTGAAGTTAAACTGCTTTATTGCAAGACTGAGGATCAAATTGCAGATGTGTTAACCAAGGCTCTACCAAAAGCTAGATTTGAAACCTTAAAAAGCAAAATAGGCCTCTACAACTACTAAGGCAAGGA comes from the Vitis vinifera cultivar Pinot Noir 40024 chromosome 12, ASM3070453v1 genome and includes:
- the LOC100247901 gene encoding uncharacterized protein LOC100247901, whose translation is METETTFSHVAPPIFDGDNYQAWAIRMTVHLEALDLWEAIEEDYDVPPLPANPTMTQLKTHKERKTRKSKVKAYLFSAVSSTIFTRIMNLESAKDIWDYLKKEYRGNERTKNMQVINLIREFEMLKMKETETIKDNSDNLLGIVNKVRLLGKDFSDERIVQKILVTLPEKYESKISSLEESKDLSSISLAELVNALQAQEQRRMIRKE